One Onthophagus taurus isolate NC chromosome 11, IU_Otau_3.0, whole genome shotgun sequence genomic window carries:
- the LOC111425018 gene encoding gephyrin has protein sequence MSFSCAVITVSDTCYNKTAIDKSGPALLEAIKENFPGARSMYALVPDSYDEIINLLKTYCEQNINLILTTGGTGLSKRDVTPEATKSIIEKEIPGITQTMLLKSLEITDMAMLSRAVAGSKNNSLIINLPGSKKGALECFGFIKSIIPHAIDLILDRKENIKDTHSQISKHNQENKDLKPNTTSKVKILPSALRNRTSQYEMISFDKAFNIVKDFSKNFHDIEEIPIEKSLDRVLACNIITNTPFPPFRASIKDGYAVIAADGAGERVVKTGFAAGDDTSGLFVNLGETVRVNTGGCVPEGADAVVQVEDTSLIEADEQGNEIKIMINKAPICNQDIRSIGSDISKSTILFREGETISSAHIGIFATLGHLKIKVYRRARVGLLSTGNEICSIKTENLKPGHIRDSNKLTLLNLLKTFGYTANDLGIIKDDPDLLKQALQDAFTHHDVIITTGGVSMGEYDLIKEILKVDFDATILFGRVNMKPGKPTTFATCQFNGSTKLIFALPGNPVSGTVTCRLFVIPSLRTYECSRNDTYHLFKARVNVQITGDDRWDFRRVKISELAATNPVKIATEVGNQISSRLNSCVGAQGLLIVPARFNTTNLPFFLDAIMLYR, from the exons ttaGTGATActtgttataataaaacagCTATTGATAAAAGTGGTCCAGCTTTACTAGAagcaataaaagaaaatttcccTGGAGCAAGATCAATGTATGCATTAGTTCCAGACAGTTATGATGAAATAATCAATCTACTAAAGACTTATTGCGAACAAAacataaatcttattttaacAACTGGTGGCACAGGTTTATCTAAAAGAGATGTAACTCCAGAAGCAACTAAATCAATCATTGAGAAAGAAATACCCGGAATAACACAAACAATGCTTTTAAAAAGTTTGGAAATTACTGATATGGCAATGTTATCGCGAGCTGTTGCTGGGAGCAAAAATAactctttaattataaatttaccGGGAAGTAAGAAAGGTGCATTAGAATGCTTTGGGTTTATCAAATCAATTATACCCCACGCAATCGATTTAATCTTAGATcgtaaagaaaatattaaagacaCACATTctcaaatttcaaaacataatcaagaaaataaagatttaaaaccaAATACAACAAgcaaagttaaaattttaccCTCAGCTTTAAGAAATAGAACATCTCAATATGAAATGATTAGCTTTGATAAAGCCTTTAACATTGTAAAagatttctcaaaaaattttcatgatATAGAAGAAATACCGATCGAAAAGTCTCTCGATAGAGTTTTAGCATgtaatattattacaaatacCCCATTTCCACCTTTTAGGGCGTCCATAAAAGATGGATACGCTGTAATTGCTGCGGATGGAGCAGGTGAACGCGTGGTAAAAACTGGTTTTGCGGCTGGTGATGat acTTCCGGTTTATTTGTTAATCTTGGAGAAACTGTTCGTGTTAATACCGGGGGTTGTGTCCCAGAAGGAGCTGATGCGGTTGTTCAAGTTGAAGATACATCTCTAATTGAGGCCGACGAACAaggaaatgaaattaaaattatgattaataaAGCACCTATTTGTAATCAAGATATAAG atctaTTGGgagtgatatctcaaaaagtacgATTCTTTTTAGGGAAGGTGAAACGATTTCATCTGCCCATATAGGAATATTTGCAACTTTGGggcatttaaaaataaaagtgtatag gcGTGCTCGTGTTGGATTACTATCGACAGGTAATGAAATATGCTCCattaaaacagaaaatttaaaGCCGGGTCATATTCGAGATAGcaacaaattaacattgttaAATCTCTTGAAAACTTTTGGATACACCGCCAACGATCTTGGAATCATAAAAGATGA ccCAGACTTACTAAAACAAGCGTTACAAGATGCTTTTACACATCACgatgtaataataacaacTGGAGGAGTCTCAATGGGCGAATACGACctaattaaagaaattctaAAAGTTGATTTTGACGCGACTATTTTATTCGGTAGAGTTAATATGAAACCTGG aaaacctacaacttttgcaacATGCCAATTTAATGGATCtactaaattaatatttgcgCTACCTGGAAATCCAGTTTCAGGTACTGTTACATGTAGATTATTTGTTATTCCATCATTGCGTACATATGAATGTTCTAGAAATGATACATATCATCTTTTTAAAGCACGAGTG AATGTGCAGATTACTGGTGATGATAGATGGGATTTTAGACGTGTCAAGATATCCGAACTTGCAGCAACAAATCCTGTTAAAATTGCTACTGAAGTTGGCAACCAAATTAGCAGCAGATTGAATAGTTGCGTTGGTGCTCAAGGATTATTAATCGTTCCTGCTAGATTTAATACAACTAATTTACCGTTTTTCTTAGATGCTATTATGTTATACCGTTAG